One window from the genome of Tachysurus vachellii isolate PV-2020 chromosome 5, HZAU_Pvac_v1, whole genome shotgun sequence encodes:
- the trpv6 gene encoding transient receptor potential cation channel subfamily V member 6 — protein MAPSLSWSTPRNLLHWWNHLKFRLQNRKSWDEMLDETFMCQAKRVNEIPLFYATKENNVGCIRKLLDCSTTNIFERGAVGETAMHIAVMNDNLEAAVALMEGAPELINEPMTSELYQGITALHIAVINQNVNMVKELIQRGADVTTPRATGIYFNKRKGGLLYYGEHILAFASCIGNEEIISMLLKAGANIRAQDSFGNTILHLLVLQPNKIIACQVMDMLLNVDAELDSTMPLDMVPNYRGLTPFKLAAKKGNVVAFQHMVNHRRIMQWSLGPLNSYLYDLTEIDSRTDDISVLELIVSSQNRNVRKILELTPIQQLINLKWNIYGKFYLRLLLLVYLLYIVTFTLCCMLRPLKDIPQNYTKAPNDQTVKIQKTLKESYVSYADHLRLGGEIISVAGAIIILLLEIPDILRLGAKRYFGQTALGGPFHVTLITYAVLVVLLCVLRLTETPGETGVMAACLVLGWCNVLYFARGFEMLGPYVIVIQKIIFGDLTKFMWLSAIALLGFSTAIWTVYMTQASLSVPQLRSYPITLFTMFELTVGLIDLPVDHTIHTHPIVHVVFCCFSVVSHLLLLSLLTAMMSDTQWRVAQERDELWRTQVVATTLMLEHRLPRYLWPRLGTSGLNYGLEDRWYLRVEDRNDQFMQKIRRYVNVFSKNDSSDNKEESERSAKGCDPADTKSMQNDGSNENRKSVLCWNIIRQSFLGLELENEEHMDALEMKPV, from the exons ATGGCTCCATCTCTTTCATGGTCTACACCGAGGAATCTACTACACTGGTGGAATCACCTTAAATTCCGACTGCAAAACAGGAAGAGCTGGGATGAAATGTTGGATGAGACATTTATGTGTCAGGCTAAAAG AGTAAATGAAATCCCTCTGTTTTATGCAACAAAAGAGAACAATGTGGGCTGCATTAGGAAACTTCTGGATTGTTCTACAACCAATATCTTTGAAAGAG gtgcaGTAGGTGAAACTGCTATGCACATAGCTGTGATGAATGATAATTTAGAGGCAGCTGTGGCACTAATGGAAGGAGCACCAGAACTCATCAATGAGCCCATGACCAGTGAACTCTATCAAG GTATAACAGCCCTTCATATTGCTGTCATCAACCAAAATGTAAATATGGTCAAGGAATTAATCCAAAGAGGAGCTGATGTAACCACACCCAGAGCCACAGGCATCTACTTCAACAAAAGAAAAGGAGGCCTTCTTTATTATG GTGAGCACATCTTAGCCTTTGCTAGCTGTATTGGTAATGAAGAAATCATCTCCATGTTGTTAAAAGCTGGTGCTAACATTCGAGCTCAGGACTCCTTCG GAAACACTATTCTGCACCTTTTGGTTCTGCAGCCTAACAAAATTATCGCATGTCAAGTTATGGACATGCTGCTAAACGTGGATGCTGAGCTGGACAGCACAATGCCGCTGGACATGGTGCCAAATTACAGAGGTCTCACTCCTTTCAAGCTTGCTGCAAAAAAGGGCAATGTTGTG GCTTTTCAGCACATGGTGAACCACAGACGAATCATGCAGTGGAGCCTGGGGCCTTTGAACTCCTACCTGTATGACCTTACTGAAATAGATTCCCGTACAGACGACATCTCAGTGCTGGAACTAATTGTCTCCAGTCAAAACAGGAAT GTTAGGAAAATATTAGAGCTGACTCCCATCCAGCAGCTCATCAATCTCAAGTGGAATATTTATGGGAAATTCTATTTAAG GTTGTTGCTGCTGGTGTACCTGCTGTACATTGTGACATTCACTTTGTGTTGTATGCTACGCCCTCTAAAAGATATACCGCAAAACTACACAAAAGCACCTAATGACCAAACAGTCAAGATACAGAAAACTCTCAAG gagaGTTATGTGTCTTATGCAGATCACCTGAGGCTGGGTGGAGAGATCATCAGTGTTGCAGGAGCCATCATCATCCTGCTACTGGAG ATACCAGATATCCTAAGACTGGGGGCAAAGAGATATTTTGGTCAGACTGCACTTGGAGGCCCTTTCCATGTCACTCT GATCACCTATGCAGTGCTGgtagtgttactgtgtgtactgagactgACTGAGACGCCAGGCGAGACTGGAGTGATGGCTGCATGTCTGGTATTGGGCTGGTGCAACGTTCTGTACTTTGCTCGAGGTTTTGAAATGCTCGGGCCTTATGTCATCGTGATACAAAAG aTTATTTTTGGAGACCTAACCAAGTTCATGTGGTTGAGTGCCATTGCCCTCTTAGGATTCTCCACAG CTATATGGACCGTATACATGACTCAGGCAAGTCTGTCCGTACCCCAACTGCGCTCGTACCCCATCACACTCTTCACTATGTTTGAGCTGACTGTGGGTCTGATTGATTTGCCTGTGGACCACACCATCCACACTCACCCCATTGTgcatgtggtcttctgctgcttcaGTGTGGTGtcccatctcctcctcctcagccTCCTCACAGCCATGATGAGCGACACGCAGTGGAGGGTTGCACAGGAGCGAGATGAACTCTGGAGGACCCAG GTGGTAGCCACAACTCTGATGCTAGAACATCGGCTTCCACGGTATTTGTGGCCAAGGCTGGGAACTTCTGGTCTGAACTATGGCCTGGAAGACCGTTGGTACCTCCG aGTGGAGGACCGCAATGACCAGTTTATGCAGAAGATCCGACGctatgttaatgtgttttcaaaaAATGACAGCTCGGACAACAAAGAGGAAAGCGAGAGAAGTGCCAAGGGCTGTGACCCAGCAGACACGAAAAGCATGCAGAATGACGGTTCAAATGAAAATAGGAAGTCTGTGCTTTGCTGGAACATTATACGCCAGAGCTTTCTCGGTCTAGAACTGGAGAACGAAGAGCACATGGATGCTCTAGAGATGAAACCGGTTTGA
- the LOC132846093 gene encoding killer cell lectin-like receptor subfamily E member 1, with product MEDRKVAEVEMKELIPGEVQDNKDEEKGKMDGLKEAETKKENEESCKLKRQENVYNLLPSTSSPKPNDAEKVEEKERAQKEEAAAEETDVYSKLEKPSENVYMSVTSATPKHSEDIYRKVRLYKMISAVFIILSLILLAVVLALAMKFQSRQMCSDLIDITSNQECQCFECEDGWEKFENSCYLISKQRLQWQESREACQKQGGDLVVINNERVQKFLTDDRNMFYWIGLHYSEDQKWMWINNTAPTRSFWSRGQPNSNSQGFCALLNGGKPQIHNWFSNSCDVLSFFICQRR from the exons ATGGAAGACAGAAAAGTAGCTGAGGTGGAGATGAAAGAGCTCATTCCAGGAGAAGTTCAAGACAATAAGGATGAAGAGAAAGGCAAAATGGATGGATTAAAAG aagcagaaacaaaaaaagaaaatgaagagtCCTGCAAACTGAAAAGACAGGAAAATGTTTACAATCTTTTACCGTCTACTTCTTCTCCAAAACCCAATGACG ctgagaaagtggaagaaaaagaaagagcccaaaaagaagaagcagcagcagaagaaacCGATGTGTACAGCAAGTTGGAGAAGCCATcagaaaatgtttatatgtCTGTGACCAGTGCCACTCCAAAACACAGTGAAG ATATTTACAGGAAAGTTCGTCTGTACAAGATGATTTCTGCTGTTTTCATCATTCTCTCTTTGATCTTGCTGGCTGTGGTTCTTGCTCTGGCTATGAAGT TCCAGTCCCGCCAGATGTGTTCAGATCTCATTGATATCACCTCAAACCAAG agtgtcagtgttttgagtGCGAGGATGGCTGGGAAAAGTTTGAGAACTCTTGCTACTTAATTTCTAAGCAGCGTCTACAATGGCAGGAGAGCAGGGAGGCATGTCAGAAACAGGGTGGAGACCTGGTTGTCATCAACAATGAACGCGTGCAG AAGTTTCTAACCGATGACAGGAACATGTTTTACTGGATTGGGCTCCATTATTCAGAAGATCAGAAATGGATGTGGATTAACAATACTGCACCAACCCGGAG CTTCTGGTCCCGTGGCCAGCCAAATTCAAACTCTCAAGGCTTCTGTGCACTGCTAAATGGAGGGAAGCCACAAATACACAACTGGTTTTCAAACTCCTGTGACgtgctttcatttttcatctGCCAGAGACGATAA
- the LOC132846091 gene encoding killer cell lectin-like receptor subfamily E member 1, producing MDAEKVIEVEMKAITPEVQDDKDVEKGKMEETKESENGAKVKEDKKEKDVKEEESSVYCKLKTPTEDIYNTSVPSSSSKTTEEAEKGAKVKEDNKEESSVYCKLKTPTEDIYNTSVPSSSSKTNEEVEIKVEEEKKKEKEIEEESNVYSKLKSPTEDIYNPSMPSSSKRYKEGKKEEENEEAEDVYCKLNDPAENVYMTTMSKDIYRRAHLYKKIAAFFIVLSLLLLAVVLALAMKSNVKCPESAEPNCELCQTTCPPLKGIRECHCSECDEDWEMFENSCYFFSDDRLNWQESREACQKLGGDLVVIDNERVQRFLTEDRGMLYWIGFHYSEDQKWMWINNTAPTQSFWSNGQPKPDVQGSCALLNSGTSDLSNWLSNPCTVISQYICQKC from the exons ATGGATGCTGAAAAAGTGATTGAGGTGGAGATGAAAGCGATCACTCCAGAGGTACAAGATGATAAGGATGTTGAGAAAGGCAAAATGGAAGAAACAAAAG aATCTGAGAACGGAGCAAAAGTcaaagaagataaaaaagaaaaagatgtaaaagaagaagaatccaGTGTGTACTGCAAATTGAAGACTCCAACAGAAGATATTTATAATACTTCAGTGCCTTCTTCATCTTCCAAAACCACTGAAG aAGCTGAGAAAGGAGCAAAAGTCAAAGAAGATAATAAAGAAGAATCCAGTGTGTACTGCAAATTGAAGACTCCAACAGAAGATATTTATAATACTTCAGTGCCTTCTTCATCTTCCAAAACCAATGAAG AAGTTGAGATAAaggtagaagaagaaaaaaagaaagaaaaagaaatagaagaagaaaGTAATGTGTACAGCAAACTGAAGAGTCCAACAGAAGATATTTATAATCCTTCAATGCCTTCGTCTTCCAAACGTTACAAAG agggtaaaaaagaagaagaaaatgaagaagcaGAAGATGTGTACTGCAAACTGAACGATCCAGCAGAAAATGTTTATATGACTACGATGTCCAAAG ATATTTACAGGAGAGCTCATTTGTACAAGAAGATTGCTGCTTTTTTCATCGTTCTCTCTTTGCTCTTGCTGGCTGTGGTTCTTGCTCTGGCTATGAAGT CAAATGTGAAGTGTCCAGAGAGTGCTGAACCTAATTGTGAACTATGTCAGACCACGTGTCCTCCACTAAAGGGCATCCGAG AGTGTCACTGCTCTGAGTGTGATGAAGATTGGGAGATGTTTGAGAACTCTTGTTACTTCTTTTCTGATGACCGCCTAAACTGGCAGGAGAGCAGGGAGGCATGTCAGAAACTTGGTGGAGACCTGGTTGTTATTGACAATGAACGTGTGCAG AGGTTTCTAACCGAGGACAGGGGCATGTTGTACTGGATTGGGTTCCATTATTCAGAAGATCAGAAATGGATGTGGATTAACAATACTGCACCAACCCAGAG cTTCTGGTCCAATGGCCAGCCAAAACCAGACGTTCAAGGCTCCTGTGCACTGCTAAATTCAGGGACATCAGACCTGAGCAACTGGCTTTCAAACCCCTGTACAGTGATATCACAGTACATCTGCCAGAAGTGTTAA
- the LOC132846094 gene encoding natural killer cells antigen CD94-like isoform X1, translating to MYIKFCNFGPYADVKVPVDSKEKLTTDVYKRVRLYKRISAVFIVFSLFLLAVVLSLAVELYEVQSIQNCPESDDAEELTCSRQLCQTMYPSTPADQNQVSEVQSSQMCQDVIAEMREMKKMHSYTSKQGCQCSECRQGWIKFENSCYFISRQRLQWQKSREVCQKQGGDLVVINNERVQKFLTENWRMLYWIGLRYSEKKQWMWINNTAPTQSYWIQGQPNPDTQGSCALLSGGTSDLNNWLSNHCEVYSHFICQSG from the exons ATGTACATTAAATTTTGCAATTTCGGGCCTTACGCGGATGTGAAAGTGCCTGTGGATTCGAAGGAGAAACTGACCACAG ATGTTTACAAGAGAGTTCGTCTGTACAAGAGGATTTCCGCTGTTTTCATCGTTTTCTCTTTGTTCTTGCTGGCTGTGGTTCTTTCTCTGGCTGTGGAGT TATATGAAGTTCAGTCCATCCAGAATTGTCCAGAGAGTGATGATGCTGAAGAATTGACCTGTAGCCGCCAACTATGTCAGACCATGTACCCTTCAACACCTGCTGACCAAAACCAGG TATCTGAAGTCCAGTCCAGCCAGATGTGTCAAGATGTCATTGCTGAAAtgagagaaatgaagaaaatgcaCAGTTACACCTCAAAACAAG GGTGCCAGTGCTCTGAATGCAGGCAGGGCTGGATAAAGTTTGAGAACTCTTGCTACTTCATTTCTAGGCAGCGTCTACAATGGCAGAAGAGCAGGGAGGTGTGTCAGAAACAGGGTGGAGACCTGGTTGTCATCAACAATGAACGCGTGCAG AAGTTTCTAACTGAGAATTGGAGAATGCTGTACTGGATTGGTCTACGTTATTCAGAAAAGAAGCAATGGATGTGGATTAACAATACTGCACCAACCCAGAG CTACTGGATACAAGGCCAGCCAAATCCCGACACTCAAGGCTCCTGTGCATTGCTAAGTGGAGGGACGTCAGATCTGAACAACTGGCTTTCAAACCACTGTGAGGTGTATTCACATTTTATCTGCCAAAGTGGCTAA